A portion of the Natronococcus sp. AD-5 genome contains these proteins:
- a CDS encoding heavy metal translocating P-type ATPase translates to MTGDQPTDAGCTLCELPVAGSDVTDGDGNRFCCVGCRDVHDALGDVDDLEPADVRRERTEDAEREVPDHHEATYLEVDGMHCATCEAFIESAAIRTEGVSDASSSYVTDTVRIDHDPDVVSQADLQEAISGLGYSAYDRDDAFMRRKADNWMMGRVIVGVLMGMMVMMQYLLIIYPTYFGGLFYDERTTEFFTQALASDLATPFYLAIGALTTIVLGVTGKPILQGAYVAAKTRSPNMDLLVAIAAVSAYLYSTLSIAVGGDHIYYDVTVAIIVIVSVGNYYESSIKDEATERLSDLTSVQIDEARRVREDGRHEEVAVDDLESDDRVLVRAGERVPVDGEVVDGEVAVDEAVITGESLPVSKAAGDAVVGGSMVADGAVTVRVGEDATSSLDRVTELVWDLQSGSHGIQKLADKLATIFVPLVLALAVVVAAVYLALGSGLAAALLVGLTVLIVSCPCALGLATPLAVAAGIRDALERSIVVFDDSVFERIRDADTVVFDKTGTLTTGEMTVVGADCSDELLERAARLEHRSAHPVGRAIAAERAVADGGAVEPASEAEPAAIDDADGADEAVDTVADDGIESFESHRNGVTGVVDGEEIVVGHPDLFRDRGWTVPDGITEKIAESRETGRVPVAVGRGGTAEGVVVVGDDLREGWAETLSAIAATDTDVVVLTGDDPRSANRFRDEPAVDRVFAGVPPEGKAETVERLKRTGRTVMVGDGTNDAPALAAADLGIALGGGTAMAADAADVALVDDDLSSVDTVFELARATDRRVKGNIGWAFCYNGIAIPLAVTGLLNPLFAALAMGASSLLVVTNSSRPLLED, encoded by the coding sequence ATGACCGGAGATCAACCGACCGACGCCGGCTGCACGCTGTGCGAGCTCCCCGTCGCGGGCAGCGACGTCACCGACGGTGACGGAAACCGCTTCTGCTGCGTCGGCTGTCGCGACGTCCACGACGCGCTCGGCGACGTCGACGACCTCGAGCCCGCGGACGTCCGCCGCGAGCGGACCGAGGACGCCGAGCGGGAGGTTCCCGACCACCACGAGGCGACCTACCTCGAGGTCGACGGCATGCACTGTGCGACCTGCGAGGCGTTCATCGAGTCGGCCGCGATCCGGACGGAGGGCGTAAGCGACGCGAGCTCGAGCTACGTTACCGACACGGTGCGGATCGACCACGACCCGGACGTCGTCTCGCAGGCCGACCTCCAGGAGGCCATCAGCGGGCTCGGCTACAGCGCCTACGACCGGGACGACGCGTTCATGCGGCGGAAAGCCGACAACTGGATGATGGGACGGGTCATCGTCGGCGTGCTCATGGGAATGATGGTGATGATGCAGTACCTGCTCATCATCTACCCCACGTACTTCGGCGGGCTGTTCTACGACGAGCGGACGACCGAGTTCTTCACGCAGGCGCTGGCGAGCGACCTCGCGACGCCGTTCTACCTCGCGATCGGCGCGCTCACGACGATCGTCCTCGGCGTGACCGGCAAGCCGATCCTGCAGGGGGCGTACGTCGCCGCGAAGACGCGGTCGCCGAACATGGACCTGCTCGTCGCGATCGCGGCCGTCAGCGCGTACCTCTACAGCACGCTGTCGATCGCCGTCGGCGGCGACCACATCTACTACGACGTCACCGTCGCCATCATCGTCATCGTCTCCGTCGGGAACTACTACGAGTCCTCGATCAAGGACGAAGCGACCGAACGGCTCTCGGATCTCACCTCCGTCCAGATCGACGAGGCTCGCCGCGTCCGCGAGGACGGCCGCCACGAGGAGGTCGCCGTCGACGATCTCGAGTCCGACGATCGCGTCTTAGTGCGGGCCGGCGAGCGCGTTCCCGTCGACGGCGAGGTCGTCGACGGGGAAGTCGCCGTCGACGAGGCGGTCATCACCGGCGAATCCCTGCCGGTCAGTAAGGCGGCCGGAGACGCCGTCGTCGGCGGCTCGATGGTCGCCGACGGGGCCGTCACCGTCCGCGTCGGCGAGGACGCGACGAGCAGTCTCGATCGCGTCACCGAACTCGTCTGGGACCTCCAGAGCGGCAGTCACGGCATCCAGAAGCTCGCGGACAAGCTGGCGACGATCTTCGTCCCGCTCGTGCTCGCGCTCGCGGTGGTCGTCGCGGCCGTCTACCTCGCGCTCGGTTCCGGCCTCGCCGCCGCCCTCCTCGTCGGCCTGACCGTCCTGATCGTCTCCTGTCCGTGCGCGCTCGGACTGGCGACGCCGCTCGCGGTCGCCGCGGGGATCCGCGACGCCCTGGAACGCTCGATCGTCGTCTTCGACGACAGCGTCTTCGAGCGCATCCGCGACGCGGACACCGTCGTCTTCGACAAGACCGGGACGCTGACGACCGGCGAGATGACCGTCGTCGGCGCCGACTGCTCCGACGAGTTGCTCGAGCGGGCGGCGCGCCTCGAGCACCGCTCCGCTCACCCGGTCGGCCGGGCCATCGCGGCCGAGCGGGCGGTCGCCGACGGCGGTGCGGTAGAGCCCGCGTCGGAAGCGGAGCCGGCGGCGATCGACGACGCGGACGGCGCGGACGAAGCGGTCGATACCGTCGCGGACGACGGGATCGAGTCGTTCGAGAGCCACCGCAACGGCGTCACCGGCGTCGTCGACGGCGAGGAGATCGTCGTCGGCCACCCGGACCTGTTCCGCGACCGCGGCTGGACGGTCCCCGACGGGATCACCGAGAAAATCGCCGAGAGCCGCGAGACGGGTCGGGTACCGGTCGCCGTCGGACGCGGCGGGACCGCCGAGGGCGTCGTCGTCGTCGGCGACGACCTCCGCGAGGGGTGGGCGGAGACGCTGTCGGCGATCGCGGCGACCGACACCGACGTCGTCGTCCTCACCGGCGACGACCCCCGGTCGGCCAACCGGTTCCGGGACGAGCCGGCGGTCGATCGGGTGTTCGCGGGCGTCCCGCCGGAGGGGAAGGCCGAGACCGTCGAACGGCTCAAGCGGACGGGCCGCACGGTCATGGTCGGCGACGGGACCAACGACGCGCCGGCGCTCGCCGCCGCCGATCTCGGCATCGCGCTGGGCGGCGGGACCGCGATGGCCGCGGACGCGGCCGACGTCGCGCTCGTAGACGACGACCTCTCCTCGGTCGACACCGTCTTCGAACTCGCGAGAGCGACCGACCGCCGCGTCAAGGGCAACATCGGCTGGGCGTTCTGCTACAACGGCATCGCGATCCCGCTGGCCGTGACCGGACTGCTCAACCCGCTGTTCGCCGCGCTCGCGATGGGCGCGAGCAGCCTGCTGGTCGTCACGAACTCGTCCCGACCGCTGCTCGAGGACTGA